One genomic window of Undibacterium cyanobacteriorum includes the following:
- a CDS encoding GH1 family beta-glucosidase: protein MDDSKRLPELRRIDFPTDFLWGCSTSSFQIEGAADTDGRVPSIWDSFAATAGKIRDGSDARVACDHYYRWQEDLDIAQSLGLNAYRFSISWPRVISDINGTVNEVGLQFYSDLVDGMLARGLQPWATLYHWDLPQYLQDQGGWENRATVQAYLHFADVISRRLGDRIKHWITHNEPWCTAMHGNWDGMHAPGKRDFKAALQVCHHVLLSHGLTVPLLRRNVADAKVGIALSLHPLRPASDKPEDIAATRRHDGLRNRWFLDPLHGRGYPQDIWDLVGAAAPQMHDGDLQAIAVPLDFLGVNYYFPEVIQDAPHNPPLATSLTHDPTLERTAFGWEVAPHGLVTLLKRLKQDYPVPPMYVTENGASYEDRLEDDGSVVDTQRRDYFIRHLAALQEARQAGVDVRGYFAWSLIDNFEWAEGYLRRFGLVYIDFETQQRTLKISALWYRDFLQAPN, encoded by the coding sequence ATGGACGATTCCAAACGACTACCTGAACTGCGACGTATTGATTTTCCTACCGATTTTCTGTGGGGCTGTTCGACCTCTTCATTTCAAATTGAAGGTGCAGCCGACACCGATGGGCGAGTACCATCGATCTGGGATAGTTTCGCAGCGACGGCGGGAAAGATTCGCGATGGCAGCGATGCTCGGGTAGCCTGTGATCATTATTATCGCTGGCAAGAGGACCTCGATATCGCCCAAAGCTTGGGGCTGAATGCTTACCGCTTTTCGATCTCGTGGCCGCGTGTCATCAGTGATATCAATGGCACCGTGAATGAAGTAGGTCTGCAATTCTACTCTGACTTAGTCGACGGCATGCTGGCGCGAGGCTTGCAGCCTTGGGCGACCTTGTATCACTGGGATTTGCCGCAGTACTTGCAAGATCAAGGTGGCTGGGAGAACCGTGCCACCGTCCAAGCCTATCTGCACTTCGCTGATGTGATCAGTCGTCGCTTAGGTGATCGGATTAAACATTGGATCACGCATAACGAGCCTTGGTGCACCGCGATGCATGGCAACTGGGACGGCATGCATGCGCCCGGTAAGCGTGATTTCAAAGCAGCGCTGCAGGTGTGCCATCATGTTTTGTTGTCGCATGGTTTGACCGTGCCGCTCTTGCGTCGCAATGTCGCCGATGCCAAAGTCGGTATTGCTTTGAGTTTGCATCCACTGCGACCAGCCAGCGACAAACCAGAAGATATTGCCGCGACACGACGTCATGATGGTCTGCGCAATCGGTGGTTCCTCGATCCCTTGCATGGTCGTGGCTATCCGCAAGACATTTGGGACTTGGTTGGCGCTGCCGCACCGCAGATGCACGATGGTGATTTGCAAGCCATCGCTGTGCCCCTTGATTTCTTGGGAGTGAATTACTACTTCCCTGAAGTCATTCAAGACGCGCCACATAATCCTCCGCTGGCGACGTCCTTGACTCATGATCCCACACTGGAGCGCACTGCTTTTGGTTGGGAAGTCGCGCCGCATGGTTTGGTGACTTTGCTCAAACGTCTCAAGCAAGATTACCCTGTGCCGCCCATGTATGTGACCGAAAATGGTGCCAGTTACGAAGACCGGCTCGAAGACGATGGCTCGGTTGTTGATACGCAAAGACGTGACTATTTCATCCGCCATTTGGCCGCACTCCAAGAAGCCCGACAAGCCGGCGTCGATGTGCGCGGCTACTTTGCGTGGAGTCTGATTGACAACTTTGAGTGGGCCGAGGGCTATCTTCGCCGCTTCGGTTTGGTGTATATTGACTTTGAAACGCAGCAAAGAACGCTTAAAATCAGCGCTCTGTGGTATCGAGACTTTTTGCAGGCGCCAAACTAG
- a CDS encoding ABC transporter substrate-binding protein translates to MAKAEVLHWWTSSSESAAVKTIADAYRKAGGVWVDTAIAGADQARAVAINRIVGGNAPVAAQFNTTKQFQDLVEQNMLNNMDDVAAAEGWDKLLPDTVLNVIRIKGHYYAVPVNLHMQTWFWYSKAAFKKAGIAKEPATIDELFAALDKLKAAGLVGLAHGGQAWQETIVFQAMLANVGGKDLYLKVIRDRDAKAINSDAFKNVLLAFKRMQSYIDAGSPGRNWNDATAMLISGKAGFQIMGDWVKGEFAAAKQTAGKDFGCIAGFNPTAPYLIQGDAFVFPKTTVEPVVRAQKLLAKTLMTPSVQIEFNKLKGSIPIRSDVDTSSMDLCAQTGMAIMKDKSRVLGISEVYLTPDQNGALQDILTAFWNTKMPVEKVQKSIVNALKE, encoded by the coding sequence ATGGCGAAAGCTGAAGTCTTGCACTGGTGGACTTCGAGCAGTGAATCCGCAGCAGTGAAAACCATTGCCGACGCTTATCGTAAAGCGGGTGGGGTGTGGGTCGATACCGCGATCGCGGGCGCTGATCAAGCTCGGGCAGTGGCAATTAACCGTATCGTTGGTGGCAATGCTCCGGTCGCAGCGCAATTCAATACCACCAAGCAGTTCCAAGATTTGGTGGAGCAAAATATGCTCAACAATATGGACGATGTGGCCGCTGCGGAGGGTTGGGATAAATTATTGCCCGACACCGTCTTGAATGTGATCCGCATTAAAGGTCATTACTACGCCGTACCTGTCAATTTGCACATGCAAACCTGGTTTTGGTATTCCAAAGCAGCCTTCAAGAAAGCCGGCATCGCCAAAGAGCCTGCGACCATCGATGAACTGTTTGCTGCGCTCGATAAGCTCAAGGCAGCAGGTTTAGTCGGTCTCGCGCATGGTGGTCAAGCGTGGCAGGAGACGATTGTTTTTCAGGCGATGTTAGCTAATGTCGGCGGCAAAGATTTGTACTTAAAAGTCATCCGCGACCGTGACGCGAAAGCGATCAACTCAGACGCTTTCAAAAATGTGTTGTTGGCCTTTAAGCGCATGCAATCGTATATCGATGCGGGTTCTCCAGGACGTAATTGGAATGATGCAACCGCTATGTTGATCAGCGGTAAAGCGGGTTTTCAAATCATGGGTGATTGGGTGAAAGGTGAGTTCGCCGCTGCCAAGCAGACCGCAGGCAAAGACTTTGGCTGCATCGCCGGTTTCAATCCGACCGCGCCGTATTTGATTCAGGGCGATGCTTTTGTCTTCCCCAAAACGACAGTGGAACCCGTGGTACGCGCTCAAAAATTATTAGCAAAAACTTTGATGACGCCGAGCGTGCAAATTGAGTTTAATAAGCTGAAGGGATCGATCCCGATTCGTAGCGATGTGGATACGTCGAGTATGGATTTGTGCGCGCAAACCGGTATGGCGATCATGAAAGATAAATCGCGCGTGCTTGGGATTAGTGAGGTGTATTTGACACCAGATCAGAATGGCGCTCTGCAAGATATTCTGACCGCGTTTTGGAATACCAAAATGCCAGTGGAGAAAGTGCAAAAGAGCATTGTGAATGCCTTGAAAGAGTGA
- a CDS encoding carbohydrate ABC transporter permease, giving the protein MRLKTIARKLIPYGAITPLALIVLVAYVGTVLWSIKISLTSSRSLPTDTFVGMTQYAKLFENERWLLSIENLAIYSVLFIVASMVIGFLLAAFIDQKVKAEGVLRTVFLYPYAMSFVATGLVWQWMLTPGIGIENAVRQWGFPNFEFDWIIDQDKVIYTIVIATVWQTSGLVMAMMLAGLRGIDQEIWKATRLDGIPAWRVYLSIILPMMAPTLATVFLLLSTAAIKLFDSVVAMTQGGPGTASEVPAKFIMDHLFGRANIALASAGAVMLLVPVVALLAPYMYARMHARSNARSHATSAVNKKEVPLNKVSRGAT; this is encoded by the coding sequence ATGCGTTTAAAAACCATCGCCCGCAAACTGATACCTTACGGAGCCATCACGCCCCTGGCGCTGATTGTCTTAGTGGCTTACGTCGGTACCGTGCTGTGGTCGATCAAGATTTCCTTGACGAGCTCGCGCAGTTTGCCGACGGATACCTTCGTCGGCATGACGCAGTACGCCAAATTATTTGAGAATGAACGTTGGCTGCTCTCGATAGAAAACCTCGCGATTTATTCTGTACTTTTCATTGTCGCGAGCATGGTGATTGGCTTTCTCCTCGCCGCTTTTATTGATCAAAAAGTGAAAGCGGAAGGAGTACTGCGCACGGTCTTTTTATATCCGTATGCAATGTCCTTTGTGGCGACCGGTTTGGTGTGGCAATGGATGTTGACGCCGGGCATCGGCATCGAAAATGCCGTGCGCCAATGGGGCTTCCCGAATTTTGAATTTGATTGGATTATCGATCAGGATAAAGTGATTTACACCATCGTGATCGCTACTGTGTGGCAGACCTCGGGCTTGGTCATGGCAATGATGTTGGCAGGCTTGCGTGGCATCGATCAAGAAATTTGGAAAGCCACGCGGCTCGACGGTATTCCCGCTTGGCGCGTGTATCTATCGATTATTTTGCCCATGATGGCGCCTACCTTGGCTACCGTCTTTTTGCTCTTGAGCACGGCTGCCATCAAGCTGTTTGATTCGGTGGTTGCGATGACCCAAGGTGGTCCCGGTACAGCGAGTGAAGTACCCGCGAAATTTATTATGGATCACCTGTTCGGTCGTGCCAATATCGCCTTGGCCTCGGCCGGTGCCGTGATGCTCTTGGTGCCGGTGGTGGCCTTACTAGCACCGTATATGTATGCGCGCATGCATGCACGCTCGAATGCACGATCGCACGCCACATCGGCGGTCAACAAAAAGGAAGTGCCGTTGAACAAAGTGTCGAGGGGTGCAACATGA
- a CDS encoding glycoside hydrolase family 5 protein yields the protein MPYSKVSHQQQGRASLFVRCLLSTLFCVSTMACGSGSSGSSSTSATTSPNNGSGVITPIPATNITRDPVGLLHTEGTYWVREDNRPIQLKGANLGNWLIQEFWMMGQGSAGIDDQCKLEAKLDARFGYAERDRLYRLYRDNWMTTRDWDMLVKFNLNLVRLPFIWSVVEDEKNPGHLRSDAWVYLDQALAEAEKRGIYVILDLHGAVGSQGWEHHSGCAGKNLYWSTPEYQARTVWLWQQVAGRYKDRAVVAGYSLLNEPWGTSETEMARVVKTLYDAVRSVDSKHVVILPGHAAGINAYGNPAQAGMKNVAFEMHFYPGFFGWGQPGLPVHKEWLYCGTSGNGGVCEWNARLKNLNTAFLVGEFQPWAAMGADAGGQVTRTTYDVYASYGWAASAWSYKLITNAGGQGNGTWGLVTNAPDSKVPALDFNTASMAEIEALFKQFGTVNYEPQQAVMNWMNASNTPKPFN from the coding sequence ATGCCGTATTCAAAAGTGAGTCATCAGCAGCAAGGTCGAGCATCCCTGTTTGTGCGATGCTTGTTGTCGACGCTGTTCTGTGTGAGCACGATGGCCTGTGGCTCCGGTAGCTCTGGTAGCTCGAGCACCTCTGCCACGACCAGTCCTAACAACGGCAGTGGTGTCATCACACCGATCCCAGCGACCAACATCACACGTGATCCGGTCGGTCTCTTGCACACAGAGGGAACGTATTGGGTCCGTGAAGATAATCGTCCGATTCAGCTCAAAGGGGCGAATCTTGGCAATTGGTTGATTCAAGAATTTTGGATGATGGGCCAAGGTAGTGCGGGCATTGATGACCAGTGCAAGTTGGAAGCAAAACTGGATGCCCGCTTTGGCTATGCCGAACGTGACCGTTTGTATCGCCTATATCGCGATAATTGGATGACGACGCGCGACTGGGATATGTTGGTCAAGTTCAATCTGAATTTAGTCCGCCTGCCGTTTATTTGGAGTGTCGTTGAAGACGAAAAGAATCCCGGACATTTGCGTAGTGACGCTTGGGTTTATCTCGATCAAGCCCTCGCCGAAGCGGAGAAACGCGGCATCTATGTGATCCTCGATTTACATGGCGCGGTAGGGAGCCAAGGTTGGGAACATCATAGTGGCTGTGCTGGCAAGAATTTGTATTGGTCGACTCCAGAGTATCAAGCCCGTACGGTGTGGTTATGGCAGCAGGTGGCAGGGCGGTATAAAGATCGTGCCGTGGTCGCTGGTTACAGCTTGCTGAATGAACCTTGGGGTACCAGCGAAACCGAAATGGCACGCGTAGTGAAAACGCTGTATGACGCGGTGAGAAGCGTCGATAGCAAACATGTCGTGATCTTGCCGGGCCATGCGGCAGGCATTAACGCTTATGGTAATCCAGCGCAGGCAGGGATGAAAAACGTGGCCTTTGAAATGCATTTCTATCCTGGCTTTTTTGGTTGGGGACAACCGGGTTTGCCAGTGCACAAAGAGTGGCTGTACTGCGGGACGTCCGGCAATGGCGGCGTGTGTGAATGGAATGCCCGTTTAAAAAATCTGAACACGGCGTTCTTGGTTGGCGAGTTCCAACCTTGGGCGGCGATGGGTGCTGATGCAGGTGGCCAAGTGACACGCACGACTTACGATGTGTATGCCAGTTATGGGTGGGCCGCAAGTGCGTGGTCTTACAAGCTGATTACCAATGCGGGTGGTCAAGGCAATGGCACTTGGGGCCTCGTCACCAATGCGCCAGATAGTAAGGTGCCAGCACTCGACTTTAACACCGCCAGCATGGCCGAGATTGAAGCCCTATTCAAACAGTTTGGCACGGTGAATTATGAACCCCAACAAGCGGTCATGAATTGGATGAACGCGAGCAATACGCCCAAGCCTTTTAACTGA
- a CDS encoding LacI family DNA-binding transcriptional regulator — protein sequence MATIKDVARLAGVGLGTASRVVSGKGSVSAATLEKVRKAIEELDFRPSHAARSLLSGSSRMIGVYIPLLKGTFYMPIMQVIDMELRAAGLHMVVAFGVGDGNVRQQAVEGINFLIERGCDGLIVMSNALEESDLEAMGTAKDNLVVLNHKYESIAEQCFTADHFLGGRMAAKSLLQHKHKKIAVIAGPACAPDNVERISGFMREMELAGIDTRKMWIVESNFAPDGGWAAAQELVESGYDFTAVFCANDEMAVGALSYFQHIGINVPTEVSVIGYDDTFTAEYTAPRLSSVHIAWREMTLNGLNFLLNRCYDMERPVERQYPVSMTWRSSVEKAVRGSAKKAAK from the coding sequence ATGGCAACCATTAAAGATGTCGCCCGTTTAGCGGGGGTAGGGCTAGGAACCGCATCACGTGTTGTGAGCGGTAAAGGCTCGGTGTCAGCCGCGACTCTGGAAAAAGTACGCAAGGCGATTGAGGAATTGGATTTCCGTCCTTCGCATGCGGCGCGTTCTTTGTTGTCGGGCTCCTCGCGCATGATCGGTGTGTATATCCCTTTGCTGAAGGGAACCTTCTACATGCCCATCATGCAGGTCATCGATATGGAATTGCGTGCTGCGGGTTTGCACATGGTGGTGGCCTTCGGTGTTGGTGATGGGAACGTGCGCCAACAAGCGGTGGAGGGCATTAATTTTCTGATCGAGCGTGGTTGTGATGGTTTGATCGTCATGAGTAATGCGCTTGAAGAGAGTGATCTCGAAGCGATGGGCACTGCCAAAGATAACTTAGTGGTGCTCAATCACAAGTATGAATCGATTGCTGAACAGTGCTTCACCGCGGACCATTTTTTAGGTGGACGCATGGCCGCAAAATCTTTGCTGCAGCATAAGCATAAGAAGATCGCAGTAATTGCGGGGCCCGCCTGTGCGCCTGATAACGTGGAGCGTATCAGCGGCTTTATGCGCGAAATGGAATTGGCCGGAATTGATACACGCAAGATGTGGATCGTCGAAAGCAATTTCGCACCCGATGGCGGCTGGGCGGCAGCGCAGGAATTGGTCGAATCAGGCTATGACTTTACCGCTGTATTTTGTGCCAATGATGAAATGGCGGTTGGTGCTTTATCGTATTTTCAGCATATTGGCATCAATGTACCGACGGAAGTATCGGTCATCGGTTACGACGATACCTTCACAGCAGAATACACTGCACCGCGTCTGTCATCGGTGCATATCGCTTGGCGCGAAATGACTTTGAACGGTTTGAATTTCCTGCTGAATCGCTGCTATGACATGGAAAGACCGGTCGAGCGCCAATATCCGGTCAGCATGACGTGGCGTAGTTCGGTGGAAAAAGCGGTGCGTGGCAGCGCGAAGAAAGCAGCAAAATAA
- a CDS encoding ABC transporter ATP-binding protein, with protein MANVSIQNLGITLGGNAILRDLTLAVEPGEFLVLLGPSGCGKSTLLHAIAGLIDVSSGSIEIAGQDMTDADPSERNIGMVFQSYALYPTMSVEKNMSFGLRISGIAKDEIAKRIAHAAQILHLEPLLKRKPSELSGGQRQRVAIGRALVRQAAVYLFDEPLSNLDAKLRSSLRRELKLLHQQLKSTMIYVTHDQVEAMTLASRIVVMRSGEIQQIGTPAVVYEQPANQFVAGFLGSPAMNFISGEVDSQQQFRCPQLQLNLSNYAFKAGAVSTKISATLGVRAEQIKLHPQGAMQATVSLVEPMGNHQVLWLEMMSAVSPSSAAPLTLAAIANDGQTYTLGQQVRFDIDATRVSLFDPETELRL; from the coding sequence GTGGCAAACGTCAGCATACAAAATTTAGGAATTACGCTTGGTGGTAATGCGATTTTGCGGGACCTTACTCTTGCTGTGGAGCCTGGTGAGTTTTTGGTCTTGCTGGGTCCATCGGGCTGTGGCAAGTCGACGCTGTTGCATGCGATTGCGGGTTTGATTGATGTTAGCAGCGGGAGCATTGAGATCGCCGGACAAGACATGACCGATGCCGATCCGAGTGAGCGCAATATCGGCATGGTGTTCCAGTCTTACGCCTTGTATCCGACCATGTCGGTGGAAAAGAATATGTCGTTTGGCTTGCGCATCAGTGGCATCGCGAAAGATGAGATTGCCAAGCGCATAGCTCATGCGGCGCAGATTTTGCATCTTGAGCCGCTCTTGAAACGTAAGCCGTCGGAACTCTCTGGGGGACAACGACAACGTGTGGCGATTGGACGCGCCTTGGTGCGTCAAGCAGCGGTCTATTTATTCGATGAGCCTTTGTCCAATCTCGATGCGAAATTGCGTTCGAGTCTGCGTCGTGAATTGAAACTACTGCATCAACAATTGAAGTCGACCATGATCTACGTGACGCATGATCAAGTCGAAGCGATGACTTTGGCCTCACGCATCGTGGTGATGCGTTCGGGTGAAATACAACAAATTGGTACGCCAGCTGTGGTTTATGAGCAGCCAGCGAATCAGTTTGTCGCCGGTTTCTTAGGTTCGCCAGCGATGAATTTCATCAGCGGCGAAGTCGATTCGCAGCAGCAATTTCGCTGTCCGCAGTTACAGCTTAATCTGTCGAACTATGCCTTCAAAGCGGGTGCCGTGTCGACCAAGATCAGTGCCACCTTGGGCGTGCGTGCGGAGCAAATTAAGTTGCACCCGCAAGGAGCCATGCAAGCGACTGTGTCTTTGGTAGAACCGATGGGGAATCACCAAGTGTTGTGGTTAGAGATGATGTCCGCGGTGTCGCCATCCTCAGCTGCGCCCCTGACTTTGGCGGCGATCGCCAATGATGGCCAGACTTATACCCTCGGACAGCAGGTGCGTTTCGACATCGACGCGACACGCGTTTCTTTGTTTGATCCGGAAACGGAATTGCGTTTGTAA
- a CDS encoding carbohydrate ABC transporter permease gives MQRTAIISIPQPRSKRRRGGSRVARIGLYAFLISAALFFLLPLYIMLVTSFKSMDEIRLGQLFALPSTWSLDAWFAAWSSACTGVSCEGIRGGFTNSIAIVVPSTIIPIMLGALNGYALSFWRPRGANILFGVLMVGAFIPVQVMIFPLVRLLAAVDLYSSLPGIVIVHTIFSMPMMTLLFRNYYSSIPHELFQAARIDGGGFWRILFQLVLPMSAPIIVVAAIMQVTGVWNDYLLGLVFAGRENLPMTVQLNNVINTTTGTREYNVNMAATILTSLVPLVLYFVSGRWFVRGITAGAVK, from the coding sequence ATGCAAAGGACCGCAATAATTTCCATCCCACAGCCACGCAGTAAAAGGCGTCGTGGTGGTTCTCGCGTGGCTCGTATCGGTTTGTATGCTTTTCTGATCAGTGCGGCGCTGTTCTTTTTACTCCCGCTCTACATCATGTTAGTGACCTCGTTCAAAAGCATGGATGAAATTCGGCTGGGACAATTGTTTGCCTTACCAAGTACGTGGTCGCTCGATGCATGGTTTGCCGCTTGGAGTAGTGCGTGTACCGGCGTTTCCTGTGAAGGTATACGCGGTGGCTTTACCAATTCGATTGCGATCGTCGTTCCCAGTACCATCATTCCTATTATGCTCGGGGCGCTCAACGGCTACGCTTTGTCATTTTGGCGTCCACGCGGTGCCAATATTTTGTTCGGTGTCTTGATGGTCGGTGCCTTCATACCCGTCCAGGTGATGATTTTCCCTTTAGTACGTTTGTTGGCAGCGGTCGATCTTTATAGTTCGCTTCCCGGCATCGTTATCGTGCACACCATTTTCAGTATGCCGATGATGACGCTGCTGTTTCGTAACTATTATTCGAGCATCCCGCACGAACTATTTCAAGCCGCACGCATCGACGGTGGCGGGTTTTGGCGGATTCTGTTCCAGTTAGTGCTACCGATGTCAGCACCGATCATTGTAGTTGCCGCGATCATGCAAGTGACCGGCGTGTGGAACGATTATTTGTTAGGCCTCGTGTTCGCGGGGCGCGAAAATTTGCCGATGACGGTGCAGCTCAATAATGTGATTAACACGACGACTGGGACGCGCGAGTACAACGTGAATATGGCGGCGACGATTTTGACCTCGCTCGTGCCTTTGGTTTTGTATTTTGTTTCGGGGCGTTGGTTTGTGAGGGGTATTACAGCCGGAGCCGTTAAATAA
- a CDS encoding tryptophan halogenase family protein: MTATALSRVLPPTYRLRLVESDAISTIGVGEATIPSIRAFNQLVNLDEDEFMRQTQATFKLGIEFVNWGKQGDSYIHGFGVIGRDQVVAKFYQYWLKMYQLGEAPDLEHFSINTVAPRQHKFMRAPKDMPNSPLADISYAFHFDAGLYAKYLRSKAEQQGTQRTEGKIVDTIVRESDGFIEALLMENGERIDGDLFIDCSGLAALLIEKTLKTGYEDWSHWLPADSAIAVPCASAGPLLPYTRSTAHSAGWQWRIPLQHRTGNGHVFSSKFMSADEAQAILLNNLDGEALADPRLIRFTTGKRKKAWNKNCVAIGLSGGFMEPLESTSIHMVQTAIMRLISLFPDQGFNQVDIDTYNAQNDEEYQRIRDFLIMHYKLNTKVGSPFWEYCQNMSVPDDVQKRIDLYRSHGRIFRIGEELFAETSWLQVMHGQGLRAESYHPLVDHRSKEDIAYFLDQVQKTIRKCVDVMPSHAEFIASHCKAM, encoded by the coding sequence ATGACGGCGACAGCTTTATCGCGCGTATTGCCACCGACTTATCGCTTACGATTAGTGGAGTCCGACGCTATCTCGACCATCGGCGTGGGTGAGGCGACCATTCCTAGTATTCGTGCCTTTAATCAATTGGTAAATCTCGACGAAGATGAATTCATGCGTCAGACCCAAGCGACTTTTAAGCTGGGGATTGAATTCGTCAATTGGGGCAAGCAAGGGGATTCTTACATCCACGGTTTTGGTGTGATTGGTCGTGATCAGGTGGTTGCTAAGTTCTACCAATATTGGTTGAAGATGTATCAGCTGGGCGAGGCACCGGATTTGGAACACTTCTCGATCAATACGGTCGCGCCACGTCAGCATAAATTTATGCGCGCACCGAAAGATATGCCGAACTCTCCTTTGGCAGATATTTCGTATGCCTTTCATTTTGACGCCGGTTTGTATGCCAAGTATTTGCGTAGTAAAGCTGAGCAACAAGGCACGCAGAGAACGGAGGGTAAGATCGTGGACACCATCGTGCGCGAAAGCGATGGCTTTATTGAAGCCCTGTTGATGGAAAACGGCGAGCGTATTGATGGCGATCTCTTCATAGATTGCTCGGGCTTGGCGGCTTTGTTGATCGAAAAGACTTTGAAAACCGGTTACGAAGACTGGAGCCATTGGTTGCCGGCCGATAGTGCGATTGCCGTGCCATGTGCTTCCGCCGGTCCCTTATTGCCGTACACGCGTTCGACCGCACATAGCGCAGGCTGGCAATGGCGCATTCCTTTGCAACATCGCACTGGGAATGGCCATGTGTTCTCCAGTAAGTTTATGAGCGCAGACGAGGCGCAAGCGATTTTGTTGAACAATTTGGATGGCGAAGCTTTGGCCGATCCGCGTTTGATTCGCTTCACGACGGGCAAACGTAAGAAGGCATGGAATAAGAATTGTGTCGCCATCGGTTTGTCGGGTGGCTTTATGGAGCCTTTGGAATCAACCAGCATTCATATGGTGCAAACGGCGATTATGCGTTTGATTAGTTTGTTTCCAGATCAGGGTTTTAACCAGGTTGATATTGACACCTACAACGCGCAGAACGATGAAGAGTATCAACGCATACGCGACTTCTTGATCATGCATTACAAACTGAACACCAAAGTAGGATCACCCTTCTGGGAATACTGCCAAAACATGTCAGTACCCGATGACGTACAAAAACGTATCGATTTATATCGCTCACATGGGCGGATTTTCCGCATCGGCGAAGAACTGTTTGCCGAAACCAGTTGGTTGCAAGTGATGCATGGCCAGGGTTTGCGTGCTGAAAGCTATCATCCTTTGGTCGATCACCGCAGCAAAGAAGACATCGCTTATTTTCTCGATCAGGTACAAAAGACGATACGAAAATGTGTCGATGTCATGCCTAGCCATGCAGAATTTATTGCCTCGCATTGCAAGGCGATGTGA